One genomic region from Mycobacterium basiliense encodes:
- a CDS encoding D-2-hydroxyacid dehydrogenase encodes MPRTRPVVAVLSENPTDRLPGLDGLGVDLRYCAADGLAEALRGARALLLWDFFSKAVRDVWTEASHLEWIHIAAAGVDTLLFDELRESDVVVTNARGVFDRPMAEYVLGAVIAHAKDSLNSFDLQRRHEWRHRETRSIAGATALVVGTGGIGRAIGKLLRAAGLVVRGAGRRVVVDDPDFGEIVDSANLAAEAAWCDHLILAAPLTAATRGLVDAAVLAAMKPDGHLINIARGPLVDEAALLDALARRSIGAATLDVFDTEPLPPDHPLWDAPNVTITAHMSGDVAGWRETLAAQFATNARRWLTCQPLCNVVDKTLGYVPTGATA; translated from the coding sequence GTGCCTCGAACCCGTCCGGTTGTCGCGGTTCTGAGCGAAAACCCAACCGACCGTCTGCCTGGCCTCGATGGCCTGGGTGTTGACCTTCGATATTGTGCCGCCGACGGACTCGCCGAAGCGCTGCGCGGTGCGCGGGCACTGCTGCTTTGGGACTTCTTCTCGAAGGCGGTCCGCGATGTGTGGACCGAGGCCAGCCACCTCGAGTGGATCCACATCGCCGCCGCGGGCGTCGATACGCTGCTGTTCGACGAGCTGCGAGAGTCCGACGTCGTGGTGACCAACGCCCGGGGCGTCTTCGACCGTCCGATGGCCGAATACGTCCTCGGCGCCGTAATCGCCCACGCCAAAGACAGTCTCAACAGCTTCGATCTGCAACGGCGGCACGAGTGGCGCCACCGCGAGACGCGCAGTATCGCGGGCGCGACGGCGCTGGTCGTCGGCACCGGTGGCATCGGGCGAGCGATCGGGAAGCTGCTGCGTGCTGCCGGGCTGGTGGTGCGCGGGGCGGGGCGCCGAGTTGTCGTCGACGATCCCGACTTCGGCGAGATCGTCGACAGCGCGAACTTGGCTGCCGAAGCCGCCTGGTGCGACCACCTCATCCTGGCCGCGCCGCTGACCGCGGCCACCCGCGGCCTGGTCGACGCCGCGGTGCTGGCCGCCATGAAACCCGACGGGCACCTGATCAACATCGCCCGCGGACCGCTGGTCGACGAGGCCGCACTGCTCGACGCGTTGGCACGGCGCAGCATCGGCGCGGCCACCCTCGACGTCTTCGACACCGAGCCGCTGCCACCCGACCATCCGTTGTGGGATGCGCCGAATGTGACCATCACCGCGCATATGTCCGGTGATGTCGCCGGTTGGCGGGAGACGCTGGCCGCCCAGTTCGCCACCAACGCCCGGCGATGGCTGACGTGCCAGCCGTTGTGCAACGTCGTGGACAAAACGCTGGGTTACGTTCCCACGGGCGCGACGGCGTGA
- a CDS encoding amidase, giving the protein MTPTATELVAGYRNKTISPVEVTEAALNAIDTLDGVVNAFVLVAAEDAIAAARASEARWQAGEPLGPADGVPTSIKDALWTRGWPTVRGSHLIDATGPGWDEDAPAVARLRESGAVLLGKTTTPEYSWKGVTDSPRYGVTANPWDPTKTAGGSSGGSAVAVALGMGAWSIGTDGGGSVRIPAAFTGTVALKPTYGLIPHYPPSPFGTLAHVGPMTRTVRDTAALLDVLTGFDARDWSAMPTPAASFLAGLDDGISGLRVAFSPNLGFVRNCAEVDSAVRAAVDVLVDAGAHVDEVDPGFGNPVQAFHVLWFAGAAKVLQAHGSLDAWTGRIDPGLHRVATLGATYTVADYLDAMAVRTELGRLMGEFHQTYDVLVTPTLPLGAFPAGQDVPDGSASPDWTSWTPYTYPFNLTQQPALSVPCGFTAAGLPIGLQIVGARHADPLVLRVGQAYQSGTDWHLRTPRLSTDEDGEH; this is encoded by the coding sequence GTGACACCGACGGCAACGGAGCTCGTTGCGGGCTACCGGAACAAGACCATCTCACCCGTCGAGGTCACCGAGGCAGCGCTGAACGCGATCGACACCCTCGACGGTGTTGTCAACGCGTTCGTGCTGGTTGCCGCGGAGGACGCGATCGCGGCGGCGCGGGCGTCCGAGGCCCGCTGGCAGGCCGGTGAACCGCTCGGCCCCGCCGATGGCGTGCCGACCTCCATCAAGGACGCCCTGTGGACCCGCGGGTGGCCTACCGTGCGCGGTAGTCACCTGATCGACGCCACCGGACCGGGTTGGGACGAGGACGCGCCCGCCGTCGCGCGACTGCGTGAATCCGGCGCCGTGCTGCTCGGCAAGACCACGACCCCGGAGTACTCGTGGAAGGGCGTCACCGACTCGCCGCGGTACGGGGTGACGGCCAATCCGTGGGACCCGACGAAGACGGCGGGCGGCTCCAGCGGCGGCAGCGCGGTGGCCGTGGCGCTGGGAATGGGAGCGTGGTCGATCGGCACCGACGGCGGGGGCTCGGTGCGCATCCCCGCAGCATTCACCGGAACCGTCGCGCTCAAGCCGACATATGGGCTGATCCCGCACTACCCGCCGAGCCCGTTCGGGACGCTGGCCCATGTCGGGCCGATGACCCGAACCGTGCGGGACACCGCGGCGCTGCTCGACGTGCTGACGGGTTTCGACGCCCGCGACTGGTCAGCCATGCCGACTCCGGCGGCGTCGTTTTTGGCGGGACTCGACGACGGGATTTCCGGGCTCCGCGTGGCCTTCTCGCCCAACCTCGGTTTCGTTCGAAACTGCGCCGAGGTGGACAGCGCCGTCCGCGCGGCCGTCGACGTGTTGGTGGACGCCGGTGCCCACGTGGACGAAGTCGATCCGGGCTTCGGCAATCCGGTCCAAGCCTTCCACGTCCTGTGGTTCGCCGGCGCGGCTAAGGTGCTGCAGGCCCACGGCAGCCTCGACGCATGGACCGGCCGCATCGACCCCGGACTGCACCGCGTCGCGACCCTCGGCGCTACCTATACCGTCGCGGACTACCTGGATGCGATGGCGGTGCGCACCGAACTCGGCCGGCTGATGGGCGAGTTCCACCAGACCTACGACGTCCTGGTCACCCCGACACTGCCGCTGGGAGCTTTTCCCGCAGGACAGGACGTGCCCGACGGCTCGGCGTCACCGGACTGGACGAGCTGGACTCCCTACACCTACCCGTTCAATCTGACCCAGCAGCCGGCGCTGAGCGTGCCCTGCGGGTTCACCGCGGCCGGATTGCCGATTGGGTTGCAGATCGTGGGCGCCAGGCACGCCGATCCGCTGGTGTTGCGGGTGGGCCAGGCCTACCAGTCCGGCACCGATTGGCACCTGCGCACTCCGAGACTATCGACCGATGAGGATGGGGAGCATTGA
- a CDS encoding DUF3830 family protein, with protein sequence MSRLITVSLDKRGVTAVARLLDDAAPRTCAAVWNALPLSAPVFHGKYARNEIYTLLPAFADNPGKENTTVTPIPGDLCWFSFDSDELGNPAYGYENTTGTGTTGAIVDLALFYGRNNLLINGDQGWVPGNVFGEVVEGLDELAAACQDLWMGGVRGETLSFARR encoded by the coding sequence ATGAGCAGGCTGATCACGGTGTCGCTGGACAAACGTGGCGTGACCGCGGTCGCGCGACTGCTCGACGACGCCGCACCGCGCACCTGCGCCGCGGTGTGGAATGCGCTGCCGCTCTCGGCGCCGGTGTTCCACGGCAAGTACGCGCGCAACGAGATCTATACGCTGTTACCGGCGTTCGCCGACAATCCGGGTAAGGAGAACACCACCGTCACGCCGATACCGGGCGACCTGTGCTGGTTCTCCTTCGATTCCGACGAGCTCGGCAATCCGGCCTATGGATACGAAAACACCACTGGCACGGGGACCACGGGAGCCATCGTTGACCTGGCGCTGTTCTACGGGCGGAACAACCTGCTGATCAACGGGGATCAGGGCTGGGTACCGGGCAACGTCTTCGGTGAGGTCGTCGAGGGTCTGGACGAACTGGCCGCCGCCTGCCAGGACCTGTGGATGGGCGGCGTGCGCGGCGAGACGCTGAGCTTCGCCCGCCGGTGA
- a CDS encoding DUF732 domain-containing protein produces the protein MATSRERSLLAIALFSFGAWASPTAHADSVDDAFLNAVKSHGINFASPQAAIMAGHQVCNALDSGRQKSDVAGDVAASSSLDGYRAGYFVGVSIAAYCPRHHSQA, from the coding sequence ATGGCAACCAGCCGAGAGCGTTCGCTGCTGGCGATCGCGCTGTTCAGCTTCGGGGCGTGGGCGAGTCCCACCGCGCACGCCGACTCGGTCGATGACGCTTTCTTGAACGCCGTGAAGTCGCACGGCATCAACTTCGCCTCCCCTCAGGCCGCGATCATGGCCGGTCATCAGGTCTGCAATGCGCTTGATTCCGGGAGGCAGAAGTCCGATGTCGCCGGTGACGTGGCGGCCAGCAGCAGCCTGGACGGCTATCGCGCGGGGTATTTTGTCGGCGTGAGCATAGCCGCGTACTGCCCCAGGCATCACTCACAAGCCTGA
- the pstS gene encoding phosphate ABC transporter substrate-binding protein PstS: MKHNRFGAAIGVLVAGISMLSACSAHNTSTVGVACGGKPTLQASGSTAQENAMALFAGAFEQACPGQSLSYTANGSGAGISQFISSKTDFAGSDSPLSKDEHIKAEQRCGSPVWNLPMVFGPIAIAYRVNGLTSLTLDGPTAARIFNGGVTNWHDPAIEALNPGASLPNEPIRVVFRRDESGTTDNFQRYLDTASKGMWGKGAGKKFNGGVGEAAEGNAGAAALAKRTEGSITYVEWSFAQAQLLNMAQIVTSAGPEPVAISAESVGKTISAAWFIGEDNDLALDTISFYRPNQPGSYPIVLVTYEIVCSKYPQPQVGTAAKAFLQSTIGVGQAGLADHGYVPVPDGFKSRLSTAVHALS, translated from the coding sequence TTGAAGCACAATCGATTTGGCGCCGCAATTGGTGTTCTGGTCGCCGGGATTTCGATGTTATCGGCATGCAGCGCGCACAACACCTCAACGGTGGGGGTGGCCTGTGGCGGCAAGCCAACGCTACAAGCCAGCGGTTCCACCGCACAGGAAAACGCGATGGCCCTATTTGCTGGTGCCTTCGAACAGGCTTGCCCCGGACAGTCATTGAGCTACACGGCCAACGGTTCCGGCGCCGGAATAAGCCAATTTATCAGCAGCAAAACCGATTTCGCTGGATCGGACTCGCCACTGAGCAAGGACGAGCACATTAAGGCGGAGCAGCGGTGCGGCTCGCCGGTGTGGAACCTGCCGATGGTATTCGGCCCCATCGCCATCGCTTACCGCGTCAACGGCCTGACTTCGTTGACGCTGGACGGTCCGACCGCGGCCCGGATCTTCAACGGGGGCGTCACAAACTGGCATGATCCTGCGATCGAGGCACTGAACCCGGGCGCCAGCTTGCCCAATGAGCCGATCCGTGTCGTTTTCCGCCGCGACGAGTCCGGAACTACGGACAACTTCCAGAGGTATCTCGATACCGCGTCCAAAGGTATGTGGGGCAAGGGTGCTGGGAAGAAATTCAACGGCGGAGTCGGCGAAGCCGCCGAGGGCAACGCCGGTGCCGCCGCCCTCGCCAAGCGCACCGAAGGCTCGATTACCTACGTGGAATGGTCGTTTGCGCAGGCGCAACTCCTGAACATGGCACAGATCGTCACGTCGGCCGGCCCCGAACCGGTAGCGATTAGCGCGGAGTCGGTGGGCAAGACGATTTCGGCCGCATGGTTCATCGGCGAGGACAACGACCTCGCCCTGGACACGATCTCGTTCTACCGGCCAAATCAGCCAGGCTCGTATCCGATCGTCCTGGTGACTTATGAGATTGTCTGCTCGAAATACCCGCAACCGCAGGTCGGCACGGCGGCGAAGGCATTCCTGCAAAGCACGATCGGCGTCGGACAGGCCGGGCTGGCGGATCATGGGTATGTTCCGGTCCCGGACGGATTCAAGTCACGGTTGTCGACCGCGGTTCATGCCCTCTCGTGA
- a CDS encoding PPE family protein codes for MDFIASPPEVTSALIHAGPGADSLVEAAHAWQRLGTDLEETVRAYVPALATAADAWNGPSSAVMIQAVAPYLDWLRGAAQQCQQLSAAAQLAVAAFGSTVSTVVYPAEVSANRLQLAQLLATNGFGRNLAAIAETEAQYQNMWVSNSAAMYRYEAASAQALELPEFFSPPSIVSPTGSAAQASVVSAAAVAPAATVSPLDSVLQALGATFDPNAGWFGLTNTYLNQFVSSGFPINLLSYLAQNTSAQALTSVAPDIAEGLSEGESALGASAATLSGAARAVGAADAPTAAVGVGVSMGNLKAPPAAVGVLTAAQSPVQLASAATPLAPDEAVLPMLPPLMPPPISAGSGWRKRKPQKYEDLEYGLELKGTFMPRPPSAG; via the coding sequence ATGGACTTCATTGCATCGCCACCCGAGGTCACCTCGGCCCTGATCCACGCGGGACCCGGCGCGGACTCACTTGTCGAGGCCGCCCACGCGTGGCAGCGTCTGGGCACCGATTTGGAGGAAACCGTCCGGGCCTACGTTCCGGCGTTGGCTACTGCCGCCGACGCGTGGAACGGTCCGTCGTCGGCAGTGATGATCCAGGCCGTCGCGCCCTACCTCGACTGGTTGCGCGGCGCCGCGCAGCAGTGCCAGCAGCTCAGTGCGGCGGCGCAGCTCGCAGTGGCGGCATTCGGCTCCACCGTCTCGACGGTCGTTTACCCCGCGGAGGTTAGCGCCAACAGGCTCCAGCTGGCACAGTTGCTGGCCACCAATGGATTCGGCAGAAACCTGGCCGCCATCGCCGAGACCGAAGCGCAGTACCAGAACATGTGGGTGAGCAATTCGGCGGCCATGTACCGCTACGAGGCGGCCTCGGCTCAAGCCCTCGAGCTGCCCGAATTCTTCTCGCCGCCCTCGATTGTCAGTCCGACGGGGTCGGCCGCGCAGGCCAGTGTGGTGTCTGCCGCTGCGGTGGCACCGGCGGCCACCGTCTCTCCGTTGGATTCGGTACTGCAGGCGCTGGGCGCCACCTTCGACCCCAACGCCGGCTGGTTTGGCCTGACCAACACCTACCTCAACCAGTTCGTTTCGTCCGGATTCCCCATCAACCTGCTCAGCTATTTAGCGCAGAACACTTCGGCCCAGGCACTGACGTCGGTGGCCCCCGACATCGCCGAGGGTCTCTCGGAGGGGGAGTCGGCCCTGGGGGCATCGGCGGCCACCTTGTCCGGCGCGGCAAGGGCCGTCGGCGCCGCGGACGCGCCGACTGCTGCGGTGGGCGTTGGCGTTTCGATGGGCAACCTCAAGGCACCGCCAGCGGCGGTCGGCGTATTGACCGCCGCGCAGTCGCCGGTGCAACTCGCGTCGGCAGCGACGCCGCTTGCCCCCGATGAGGCCGTGCTCCCCATGCTCCCGCCGCTGATGCCGCCGCCGATCTCGGCGGGCAGTGGTTGGCGCAAGCGAAAACCGCAAAAGTACGAGGACCTTGAATACGGCCTGGAGCTCAAGGGGACGTTCATGCCTCGACCGCCGTCGGCGGGGTGA